Genomic window (Deinococcus aquiradiocola):
GGCGGGCCGCCCCCACCGGAAGCGGCCCGCCGTCACGGAACCCGGATCAGATCACGAACTCGCCCGCGCGCATCACGGCCTCGCGCGACCCGTCCTGCAGGATGCCGTCCACGTCCATGTCGGCACTCCCGATCATCCAGTCCACGTGCGTCAGCGACTCGTTGCCGCCCGCCGCCTGGAAGGCCGCCGAATCCATCTCCACGCCGCCCCGCACGTTGAACTTGTACGCCGCGCCGATTGCGATGTGACTCGCGGCGTTCTCGTCGTACAGGGTGTTGTAGAAGAACAGGCCCGAACGGCTGATCGGCGAGCTGTGCGGCACGAGCGCCACCTCGCCCAGGCGGTGCGAGCCCTCGTCCGTCGAGATGAGCTGCTCCAGCATCGCCTGCCCCTGCGTGGCGCTCGCGTTCACGATGCGGCCCTCCCGGAACTCGATGCGAATACCGTCGATGAGCGTCCCGTTGTAACTGAGGGGCTTGGTGCTGACGACCGTGCCGTCCACGCGCTCGCGGTGCGGGGCCGTCCAGACCTCCTCGGTGGGGATGTTCGCCGTGAACTCGATGCCGCCCACGCCGGGACCCGTGCCGGTCAGGGCGCTGCCGCCGCCCCAGACGTGATCGTCCGCGAGGCCCACCGTGAGGTCCGTGTCGCCGCCCCGGAAGTGCAGCGCCCGGTACTGCTTCCCGGTCAGCAGTTCACGCCGGGCGCGCAGCAGCGCGAGGTGCGCCTTCCACGCGCCGACGGGGTCCGGCTGGTCCGCGCGGGTCGCGGCGAAGATCGCGTCCCACTGCGCCGAGACCGCCTCAGCCGGGCCGAGGTCCGGGAACATCAGCTGCGCCCACGCCTGCACGGGCGCGCTGATCAGGTTCCAGTTCAGGCGGTTGGACATCTGAATCTGCGAGTACGGACGGCGGTAACTGGCGAGCGCCCGCTGGTGCGCCGTGACGCGCGCGGCGTCCAGCCCGCCCAGCAGGTTCGGGTCCGTCGCGCGGA
Coding sequences:
- a CDS encoding aminopeptidase, with protein sequence MTSDLSTPGGEAGRAGASGAAPLSFEQKLQNYADLIVQVGAGLSADGPSAGQRVLVQAPVDTAPLARAVVDAAYRAGASFVDVRWDDDAVVRSRFANAPDGTFETISQWRVDAELEVANAGGAVIAIRATDPNLLGGLDAARVTAHQRALASYRRPYSQIQMSNRLNWNLISAPVQAWAQLMFPDLGPAEAVSAQWDAIFAATRADQPDPVGAWKAHLALLRARRELLTGKQYRALHFRGGDTDLTVGLADDHVWGGGSALTGTGPGVGGIEFTANIPTEEVWTAPHRERVDGTVVSTKPLSYNGTLIDGIRIEFREGRIVNASATQGQAMLEQLISTDEGSHRLGEVALVPHSSPISRSGLFFYNTLYDENAASHIAIGAAYKFNVRGGVEMDSAAFQAAGGNESLTHVDWMIGSADMDVDGILQDGSREAVMRAGEFVI